The Salmo salar chromosome ssa02, Ssal_v3.1, whole genome shotgun sequence genome segment GAAACCTCTTCTACGTCACAGTGAGGTGATGAGGTCACCCCGTTTCTAACGGAGTTACAATCAGAGGCTTCCTGTAACTCCCTCATCTTCCTCTCTAGTCTCTCTGCCATCACACTCTGATGGGTCTTCCTCAGTATTTCAGGGAGACTCCTCAGGTCTTCCTCTGAGGCCTCCCTGATCCAGTCCTTCACCTGGCCCAGCAGGAGGCCTCTCTGGGCGAACTGGGAGAGGCTGCTGGGTGGGTGCTGCTGGTGCTCCtggtcaaatcaaatgaaattcaaCTTGATTTAAATTGCATTTCAAATTGAGGCACATTTTCAAATAATAAAATGAAGGAGATATACAACAACAGAAGGCAATACAAGAGAATAATGAAAGAACACAATAGTGAAATCATTGATTAAAGGCCAGGTTAAATGTAAacctctactgtgtgtgtgttggtcattTGGTATttaattaggatccccattagttgttGCCATAGCAGCAAAGACTCTTCCTGGGGCCCACAGGCCACGTAAACCATGACTTAATACAGAACatgaatagacaagaacagcttactgacagaactacatcaatgtAAAACAAGAGAAATGTAACTAAGTCTGTACTGACTCAAATCGGAGGAAAACAAGACCGAGACCTACTATTCTAGGTCTGCATTTATCATTTATATGTTCATATATGACATTACATTCAGTAGCATctatcagtacatacacacacaatatctAGGTCGGTCTCTCTAACCtggtcctcctgctcctcttcacTGGCCATCAACCTCCTGACCAGCTTCCTCAGCTTCACCACTCTCATCTTGTGATGAGCGAAGAAGTCAGGAAGGAAAGTTCTGAGTAGTTTAAACTCACCTGCGAACGAGGAAAACATTTTGATTTGACTGTCAGTAACACTAACGTAATACTAATGTATAATACCAACGTAATGCAAAAATATACTAATATTACTTtcattacatttcataaaaacCTGCAATAAATAAAATATAGAGCACCAATTCTGTTTCAGTATTTGGGTTTGAAACACACCACAACTAAAAACACAAGTCAATATCAAGATCTTGTCGATAATGTGATACCCACCTCCATCTTTCAGTTCTTCACAGGAAAGGGCGCAGAGGTTGTCATGCCAACACGTACCCCTGAGGACAGTCTTCTGTCCCAGTGACGCGCAATCAGTGTGATTTACGCACAGCGCGCGCGAAGAAGAGCTATAGGAGAAGGAACCGTGAGGGCATTTTTCACACTCTGTGTCCGTCTCCGTCGTACCTGTGGGGGCATTTGACATTTTTGAACAAATGTATATTACTATTTGTCCGTTATAAACCGTTATAAAACGTTATTCTATCTATCTGCAAAATAACGCGATTGCGCAAAGAAGGAAATTGTGATATATTTGTCCATTCTGTTTCTTACCTCTCCGTTTCACCCCGTAGCCAGAAGGACACTCCGTGTGTCTGTTACAGAAATCGGAGTCCCAGTAATATCCTTCTTTGCACTCACACACCCTGTCATTGAGAACCGAGCATTCCTCCTTGACCACCTGGTGCTCCCCACAGAACGTGCCGCAGTACAGGCACTTGTGCAGGTAGTTCCAGTACTGAGTGTAGTGGCTTGATGGACATGGTGTACACACGGTCTGTGTGGCTGCGGTGCAGTGCGCAGACATGTGATGGCCAGGTGGACAGCGATTACAGGTGAGTAACTGGCCCGTGGTGGGATCCAGGTGGTGGTAGGTGGTGGGGGTCTGACTTTGAAGAACCTCTTTCATTGCGCTACAGCTGAGATCAACCGACGCCAGCACTACGAGGATTGGGAACAACTGTAAATATAAGAAAATAATGCACTTTGTTTAGAGCACGTTGTGacaatgtaaaaagggctttattaaatacatttgattgacataaAGGTTTCAACTGTGGGTTAAGGGACTACCAATTAATTACACAACATTATTGTAAAATTGACTAATTATTACAAACAGCTTTTTGTCATGGCAACATAATATTGTTGTCACAGCATCACATTCACATTGTACAATATACGGAAATATTGAACTTTAAAATGTTGCAATATATAAATAATGTATTAAAAAGGAAGATCCTTGTAGTGTAACTCTGTGACAGTATGTGTCATTATCCCATCATCAGAAGTGTGACTCACCATGTTGTTGTCTCTTGTCCAGCTGTAAAAGGACTTGATAATGTATCCTTCTCTCTGCCCTTTATCCTCAACCTGGACTagaaagaggaaggggaggagtcaTTTCCATCGTCCTATATCGTCAACCGTGGACTAGAAAGAGGAAGGGGAGCAGTCAGTCAGGGATGGAGACATATCCTCTATTCGATCATATTTTAACACCTTCATAACACGCCTGGTGTCCCCAGTTAGTCATAACACGCCTGGTGTCCCCAGTTAGTCataacacacctggtgtccccagttagtcataacacgcctggtgtccccagttagtcataacacgcctggtgtccccagttagtcataacacgcctggtgtccccagttagtcataacacgcctggtgtccccagttagtcataacacgcctggtgtccccagttagtcataacacgcctggtgtccccagttagtcataacacgcctggtgtccccagttagtcataacacgcctggtgtccccagttagtcataacacgcctggtgtccccagttagtcataacacgcctggtgtccccagttagtcataacacgcctggtgtccccagttagtcataacacacctggtgtccccagttagtcataacacgcctggtgtccccagttagtcataacacacctggtgtccccagttagtcataacacgcctggtgtccccagttagtcataacacacctggtgtccccagttagtcataacacacctggtgtccccagTTAGTCATAACACGCCTGGTGTCCCCAGTTAGTCATAACACGCCTGGTGTCCCCAGTTAGTCATAACACGCCTGGTGTCCCCAATTAGTCATAACACGCCTGGTGTCCCCAATTAGTCataacacacctggtgtccccagttagtcataacacgcctggtgtccccagttagtcataacacgcctggtgtccccagttagtcataacacgcctggtgtccccagttagtcataacacgcctggtgtccccagttagtcataacacgcctggtgtccccagttagtcataacacgcctggtgtccccagttagtcataacacgcctggtgtccccagttagtcataacacgcctggtgtccccagttagtcataacacgcctggtgtccccagttagtcataacacgcctggtgtccccagttagtcataacacacctggtgtccccagttagtcataacacacctggtgtccccagttagtcataacacacctggtgtccccagttagtcataacacgcctggtgtccccagttagtcataacacacctggtgtccccagttagtcataacacgtgaagagggcaagacaacaactattccccctcaggatactgaaaagatttggcctgggtcctcagatcctcaaaaagttatacagctgcaccatcgagagcatcctgactggttgcatcactgcctggtatggcaactgctcggcctccgaccgcaaggcactacagagggtcgtgtgtacggcccagtacatcactggggccgagctccctgccattcaggacatctataccaggcggtgtcagaggaaggccctaaaaatggtcaaggactccagccaccccagtcatagactgttctctctgctaccacacagcaagcggtaccggagcgccaagtctaggtccaaaaagcttcttaacagcttctacccacaagccataagactcctgaacagctaatcaaatggctacccggactatttgcattgcccccccccccttttacactgctactactctttgtttatgatctatgcatagtcactttaactctacctacatgtacatattacctcaattacctcgacaaaccggtgcccctccacattgactctgtaccggtaccccctgtatatagcctccacattgactctgtaccggtaccccctgtgtatagccttgctactgctattttactgctactctttaattCATTTTAGTTATTATAATTTTTGTACTTATCtaatttttacttaacacttatttttcttaaaactgcattgttggttaagggcttgtaagtacgcatttcactgtaaggtctacacctgttgtattcggcgcatgtgacaaataacatttgatttgagatgtGTTAACCTTTGCAGTCATGCATTTGTTACTTTGGCAATAGAAGAAGAGGTGGTGATTCATACTAATGCTGATATCATTTGTATCCCACTAGGCCATTATTAAAGATCTTTAATTAACAATAAATTAGGATACTTTAGATCCATCTGTCtggctctgtcacacacacatcatcacacccacatcaaaatatcatcaaggacaacaaccacccgagccacttcctgttcaccccgctaccatccagaaggcgaggtcagtacaggtgcatcaaagctggaacagagagactgaaaaacagcttctatctcaaggccatcagactgttaaacagccatcattaacattgagtggctgctgccaacatactgactcaactctagccactttatatcatgtttacataccctacattacttatctcatatgtatatactgtactctataccatctactgcatcttgcctatgcctttcggccatcactcattcatatatttttatgtacatattcttattcattcctttacacttgtaggtagttgttgtgaaattgttaggttagattacttgttagatattactgcatggtcggaactagaagcacaagcatttcgctacactcgcattaacatctgctaaccatgtatatgtGACATATAACATCATATCAAAAcccacattttctctctctcacacacacacacacattctcactcTTACTTCCCATGACAACCAAACATGTTTATAAAAAGATCTGTAAAGG includes the following:
- the LOC106574253 gene encoding tumor necrosis factor receptor superfamily member 11B, giving the protein MLFPILVVLASVDLSCSAMKEVLQSQTPTTYHHLDPTTGQLLTCNRCPPGHHMSAHCTAATQTVCTPCPSSHYTQYWNYLHKCLYCGTFCGEHQVVKEECSVLNDRVCECKEGYYWDSDFCNRHTECPSGYGVKRRGTTETDTECEKCPHGSFSYSSSSRALCVNHTDCASLGQKTVLRGTCWHDNLCALSCEELKDGGEFKLLRTFLPDFFAHHKMRVVKLRKLVRRLMASEEEQEDQEHQQHPPSSLSQFAQRGLLLGQVKDWIREASEEDLRSLPEILRKTHQSVMAERLERKMRELQEASDCNSVRNGVTSSPHCDVEEVSQSE